The Zingiber officinale cultivar Zhangliang chromosome 9A, Zo_v1.1, whole genome shotgun sequence genome window below encodes:
- the LOC122021608 gene encoding glucan endo-1,3-beta-glucosidase 14-like, with protein MAKQRSGCSFLYQLLLFAGQVIQILGITVGINYGQIANNLPSPNRVASLLHSLSVSRVKLYDADQNVLSAFINTDIEFVIGIGNENVSTMTDPAKALGWLQQHVLPYLPYTKITCITVGNEIFKGNDTVLMANLLPAMQSVYQGLVSLGLDKQVNVTSSHSLDMLGNSYPPSAGSFRQDLAVYIQPILNFHSMTKSPFLINAYPYFAYKANPGTVSLDYALFEPNEGVTDPVTNLNYDNMLYAQIDAVYSAVRALGHSDIEVRISETGWPSRGDSDEVGATPENAAKYNGNLLQRTAMKQGTPMNPTVPVDIYVFALFNEDLKPGPTSERNYGLFYPDGTPVYNIGLNGYLPPMLSSSFKMVPALSIFGIATAISILT; from the exons ATGGCGAAGCAGAGGAGCGGCTGCTCCTTCCTCTACCAACTCCTCCTCTTTGCAg GTCAAGTTATCCAAATTCTTGGCATCACGGTAGGTATCAATTACGGGCAGATCGCCAACAATCTTCCCTCTCCAAATCGAGTTGCAAGCCTACTGCATTCCCTCAGTGTCAGCAGAGTAAAGCTTTATGATGCTGATCAGAATGTTCTTAGCGCATTCATCAATACTGACATCGAGTTTGTAATAGGAATTGGCAACGAGAATGTATCAACAATGACTGATCCCGCAAAAGCACTTGGATGGCTCCAACAGCATGTCCTGCCTTACCTTCCCTATACTAAGATCACCTGTATAACTGTCGGAAATGAAATCTTCAAAGGAAATGACACTGTTCTCATGGCAAATCTTCTGCCAGCCATGCAATCAGTCTATCAAGGCCTGGTTTCCCTTGGATTGGATAAACAAGTGAATGTTACAAGTTCTCATTCCCTCGATATGTTAGGGAACTCCTACCCTCCTTCAGCTGGCTCATTCCGGCAAGACCTAGCAGTGTATATCCAGCCGATCCTTAACTTCCATTCAATGACGAAATCACCCTTCCTCATCAATGCTTATCCTTATTTTGCATACAAAGCAAACCCTGGAACTGTCTCCTTAGACTATGCCCTCTTCGAGCCCAATGAGGGAGTTACTGATCCAGTCACAAATCTGAACTACGACAACATGCTATATGCGCAGATTGATGCGGTTTATTCTGCTGTCAGAGCATTAGGACACTCTGATATAGAAGTCAGGATTTCCGAGACTGGGTGGCCATCTAGAGGGGACTCTGATGAGGTAGGGGCAACACCAGAAAATGCTGCAAAGTACAACGGTAATCTGCTGCAGAGGACAGCGATGAAACAAGGAACTCCGATGAATCCTACTGTTCCTGTAGATATATATGTCTTTGCATTGTTTAATGAAGACTTAAAGCCCGGACCAACTTCAGAAAGAAATTACGGACTATTTTATCCTGATGGAACTCCTGTTTATAACATTGGTTTGAATGGATATCTTCCACCCATGTTGTCTTCAAGCTTCAAG ATGGTGCCTGCTTTGAGCATTTTTGGAATTGCCACTGCAATTTCGATCCTAACCTGA